The DNA window AGGATCTGTTACTATCAAATCAGCATTCGGTGCAAAGCGCTTTCACTCACCACTTCTTCACGAAAAAGCGCTTCGCAAAATAGGTACGATCCTGACCTACTGTTCTTTCGTGAGACTAATGCGATACCACGGCGTCCCGGCCCAATGAGCACCTCCACTGACCGAATCCTTCACAATGCTCGCATCTACACGGTTGACGACCGGCACCCCACGGCCTCGGCGGTGCGTATCCGAAACGGACGCATTCTAAGGGTGGGGGGCGACGCCGCGGCGGTGTCGGAAGGGACGAATGCACGTCGTATCGATGCCGGCGGATGCACCATCGTGCCGGGGCTTATCGATGCTCATGCCCACCTCCACGAGCTCGGGCAGACGCTGTGCCGGGCGGATCTGACCGGTGCAGACTCCCTTCAGGCAGTGGTGGAGACGCTCCGGCGCTTTGTGGAAGAGCGCGATCTTTCGCCGGACGGCTGGCTCCGTGGCCACGGTTGGGACGAGACCGACTGGCCCTCCTCCGAACGGCCCTCACGCGACCGATTGGACGCCGCGTTCCCGGACCGGCCGGTCTGGCTCGTGCGGACGGACGTACACGCGGGATGGGCCAATACGGCTGCGCTGGAGGCCACGGTGGGGCTCGACCGTCTCCGCCGCATGAACGATCCCGACGGCGGCCGCATCCAGCGCACGACCGACGGTCGTCCCACGGGCATTCTGATCGACGAGGCAATGACGCTGGTGACCGATGCGATTCCGCCGCCGAGTGACGAGCGGCAGGCTCGTCATCTTCGCATGGCCCTCCGACATGCGGCTCGCCACGGTCTCACTGGTCTGCACGACGCCGGCGTAACCCTCGACAAGCTCCGGCGATTCCGGCAATTCATCGACGACGGGACTTTCCCTCTGCGCGTCTACGCGATGGTGGAGGGGCAGAGCGATGCCTTTGATCACTTCTGTGAACACGGCCCGTACCACGACCCGTCGGGCCGACTGCTGGTCGAGTCGGCCAAGTTCTTCGCGGACGGTGCTCTCGGCAGCCGGGGCGCGGCGCTGCTGGACGACTATGCGGATGAGGCGGGGAATCGGGGCCTTCTGCTCCACGATCCAGCGGAGTTTCGGGCGCGGGTGCGGACTGCGGCAGAAGCGGGCCTCCAGGTAAATACGCATGCCATCGGCGATCGGGCCAACCGGTTCGTGCTGGATGCGTACGAAACGGTGATGAGCGCCCCCGGCATGGAGCTCCGCCGCCCCCGCATCGAGCACGCACAGGTGCTGGCGTCGCGCGACGTACAGCGATTTGGCGAACAGGACGTGATTGCGTCCGTCCAGCCCCTTCACGCGACGAGCGACATGGGGTGGGTGGAGTCGCGGCTCGGTCCCGATCGGCTTGCCGGAGCCTACGCCTGGAAACGTCTTCAGAAGGCTGGGGCGCCCCTTGCTTTCGGGTCCGATGCGCCCGTTGAGTCAGTCGATCCCCTCCAGGGATTTCATGCGGCGGTGAGCCGTCAGGATGCCGACGGGAGACCGGCGGGGGGATGGCACCCGTCCGAACGGCTCTCCCGGGCCGAGGCGCTGTACGGCTACACGCGGGGGGCGGCCTACGCTGCGTTCATGGAGGACGAGGTGGGCTCGATTACGCCCGGGAAGCGGGCGGACCTCACGGTGCTTTCTCAGGATATCATGCAGGTCCCGGTCGAGGACCTTCTCGATATCAAAGTGGTGGCCACGTACCTCGATGGTACGATCATGCACGCCTCCCCAGATTGGCCCGATCCTTGATGAAAAGAGTAGTGCGCCGACGGTGCAGGGACGTGTGGGGGAAACGATGGCGTGATTGTCGCCTCCGGTAGATGCTCCGTCGAAACCAATACCACCCCTCGGGATTGGAAGGGGCGGTGTGGCGGCCGTTCTTGAAGGAGAATACTGAACGTCCGGTCGTCTCCAGATGCTCCTGTTTCCACCGATTCGCTTTTCAAGTCATGCCTGATCCTTCTACCCTTACCCCTGTTGATCGCAGTGGCGGTGTTCGGATGGCCGACGTGTCCCAGAAGTCGGATTCCGCCCGTACCGCCGTAGCGTTCGGGCGCATTCATCTGGGCGAAGAGGCCTTCCAGCGCGTCCGCGACCACGACATCAACAAGGGCGATGTCCTGACGACGGCTCAGATTGCTGGCATCATGGGGGCCAAGGAAACGAGCAAGCTCATTCCCCTCTGCCACGACGTAATGATCAACGGCGTCGAGGTCGACTTTACATTCAATGAGGAGAAGGAAGCCATCGACATTCGGGCCTTTACGAAGTCCTTCGGCGTGACGGGCGTGGAAATGGAGGCCCTGACGGCCGTATCGGTGGCCGCCCTCACGATCTACGACATGTGCAAGTCGGTGACGAAGGACATTCGGATCGGCGACGTGCACCTGCGGGCAAAGACGGGAGGGCAGAGCGGCAACTGGAAGAGTGAGGTGTCCGCGGAAGAGCCTGCTCAAAACTGACCTTGGGGGGCAATTCGTTTCCGTCTCTCCTCTCTTGAGCGTGATGCATGAAGTGTGAGGCGTGTGGCTGCACGCTCCCTTGTCACACATCATGCTTCACGCATCACGAGCGCAGCCCACACCCTCGGTTTCTTTTCTTCTCGTTGGCTACCTCTCTATGAGTCTGCCGGACACAGTCACGGAATCGCTCGACCGCGTCGCTGGCTTCACGGCCTTTGCTACGGTCGGCGCGCTGGGCCTCACGCAGGACCTGACGCACGCGGTGCTGGAGAGCATCGGCGACATGGAGGGGGCCGATCCGGAGGTCGTGGCCGAAGAGACGCTCTGTCTTGTGGCCACGGCCACCGCACGAGCGGCGGAGGTAGGGCTGGAAGAGGAGGCGGACCACCGTCCCTCCATCGTACAGACGCTGCTCGACCTGCCGTTCACGTATCGCGACTACCTGATCGGCAAGGCCATGGTGGCGGATCAGAATCCGGAATTGTCGGAGGTAGGCGAGCAGGTGCGCGAGCGGCTGCAGGGCAAACGGGAGTTTTACACCACCCACCTCCCCGAGGGGCAGTTTCCGGGGCCGCACGCCCTTAGTGACAAGATGGAGTTATGGATGGGCCGCGTGAGCCCGCCGAAGCTGCCGGAGACGCCGCAGGAACGCCTGGAGTCGCTCGGCCTCGTGGAGCCGACCGTGGCGCACCTCAAGCTCGTGCTGGCGTACGGACGGCGGGGGGCACCGCCGACGGGAGACAGCCCTGCTGAGAGACAAAAAGCATAGGGCTGAAACGGGGCAACGATACACGTTCAAACGATCGACCGCAGACGGCGGTCAGAAAGGCCCTACTCGCGTACCCGCGACTGTTGCGAGCCCGTAGAGGCTTCTTCGCCAGGCGCGTCCATTTCCGGGAGGTCCAGCGGCTCGTTCGTTGCCGCATCCAGTTCCTTGTCCAGTGCCTCCAGGTCGTCGTCGAAGCCGTCGGCCGTGGAGAACACGTCCTCGATCTCGTGAATGGACTGCTGCGTCTCCTCCACCTCTTCGACCAGCGCGTCGAGCTGCATCGTGACCTCGTCTGGATTCTGCAGGGTCCAGGACTGCTCGTGGATGTATTTTACCACGTCCTCGATGGTGCCCAGCTGCGCCCCGATGATCTCCAGGTTTTCGTGCGCCTTGCGGAATCGCGCCAGTCGCTTTTTCAGGATGTTAAGCCGGCGCTCCTTCACCGAGCGCACACGGTCGGAGTCGTCGGCCATGTCTGCTTTGAGGGCCCGGATGGACTCCCGGATGCTGGACTCGGTGGAGTTTTCCGCGAGGTCGCGGTACCGCTCGCGCTGGTGTAGGAGTTCGAGGTAGGAGCGCAGGAGCCCGTCGATCTTCTTGACGTGATTGTCCAGGAGGCCCTGCGAGGCGTAGCTGAGCTGCTGATAGTTGGCGCGAATCTCGTCCTTGAGCTCACGAAGCTTGTAGTACCGGCGCTGGCTGCGCCGGTGAAGCTGCCGGTAAAGCTCTCCCTGTGCGAGGGGCTTGTGGCGTTCGGCCCGCTTTTGGGAGCGCACGTGCCGCTGGAAGCGCGGGTGGCGGGGCATGACGCCCAGGTACACCAGCTCCGTTCCCGCGCCGAGCACGAGGAGGAGCTCGAAAAGCCAGGATGGGGCTAGTCCCGTAAGGCCCGTCCCGACTGCGACCGCGGCCACGACCATGAGAAACACCAGATTCCAGGTGTTTAAGAAGGCCTCTTTCGTGTAGTTGATGTCGTTATCCATGTATCACGTGCGCAACCGGCAAAAAAATTGGTCCGTTTCCTCCGTCTTGTTCAATCCTCATCCGTGCCCGATGGGGGCGTCCGCATCCGGCCGATTGTCTTCTCGGGTCCGTCCGGAGACGCATCGGCGTTCGTGCCTACATCCTCCGTCTCGTCGGGAGACGGAGACCGTGGGGAGGAGGACTGCGATGCTTTGTATTGCTGGAGAAGCGCCTCGGCCCGCTTTTCCCGACGATGTTCCTCGTATTTGCGGAGCTCCTCGTCTGTCTCTTGACGCTCGTCTTTGGCGTTGAGTGCCACTTCCAGCCGCGCGTCCTGCTTCGCAAATTGCCCACGCAGTGCATCGACGAGCGACTCGGTTTCCGATAGCAGCCGCTCCGCCCCATGCTTCATCTTCTCCACCACACTCTGCACTCGCTGTTGCTTCTTCAACGCCTTGAGCTGCGACTGTAGCCGCTTCTTCTCGCGGAGGTGCTCCTTCTCCGCTGCCTTGAGCCGCTCAAACTCCTCGTCTGTCATACCGATCTGTGGATTGGAATGTTAGGATTTCAGCGTGAGAGGAAGACCGTGCCTCCATCCGAGCAAAACGGACGTTCCGGGCCTCTTCCCAGATCGGTTGCAATGTGGAATTGGGAATTCGGAATGAGTACTTGGTCCTCCGAATTCCACATTCCAAAATCCACACTCCTCACTCGGATTTGGTACGCTGCTTGCCGATCGTCTTCGACGGCTCCTCCAGCTCCTCCTCGTCCGGAATCTCAATCTCTCCTTCGTCGTCTGGGCTCGTTGCCTCCGCATCACTGCTCATGCCCATCTCGGTCTTGAACTGGTTCACGACCTCCTCGGCCCGGAGCTCTTCGGCGTCCTCCTCAATCTGGAGGGCCTCACTGTCCACTGAGTCGAGGGCCAGCTCCAGCCGCGCCTCGTTCTTGGCCGTCTCTTCGTTGAGGCGGCTCACCATCTCGTCGTGCGTTTGGTCGAGGCCCGACACCTCAAACTGCTCCATCGTGTCGGCAATCTCGGCCTGCCACTGCGCGCGCTCGTGCTGTCGCAGTGCATCTTTCGCCTCCTGAATCTTCTGCTCCTTCTCGCGCATGAAGGCTTTCTTTACCTTTAGGGCCTTCTCGTACGCCCGCTCGGCGTGTTGCAGTTGCTCCTGGGTTCGCTCAAGGTTCTCCTTTGCGTCCTCGAGCCGCATCGCATACTTCTTGGCAATGTCGTCGCGGTCGGACTTGATGGCGGTCCGGATGCGGTTGGAGAGCTGCTCCACTCGGTTCTTCGATTTGTCGACTTCCTTCTGGAGCATGATCATGTTCGCCTTCACCGTGGCGATGTTTTCATTCATCTCCGGGACTTGGTCGTTGAGCTCCCGAATGTTCTGCTCCAGAATCATGCGGGGATCCTCCATCGCCGAGACGGCCCCGCCGAAGAGAGACGTGACAAAACGCTTGAATCGTGACCAGACAGACATGGACAGCTGCTCGTTGGCGGAGAAGATCGTGTTGTTATCGTTTTCATATACCTCTGAGCGCGCCGAATTGTTACAGCCTCTCCCTCCAAATCTTCATCTTCATTCCGGCGTAGACCAGTGAGACCCGGATTGACGCCGTCTACGTTCTATTTTCCCTCATGTCTTCGACTCAATCACGCGGGTGCTTCGACTCCGCTCGATGGAGCCGCTCCCCACTAACCCTTTTCCGATGAGCCACGTGACGCCCCTTCCTGAAGACCACCACGCCGCCGTCTTTTCTCTCGACAGCGGCCGCCGGTTGCGCGATCCGATCTGTGAGCATCTCGGCATTTCCCCCGGCAAGCATGAAGAACGCACCTTCGACGACGGCGAGCACAAAATTCGTCCGTTGCAGAGCGTACGGGACCAGGACGTTTATCTCGTCGAATCGCTGTACAGCAACAATGCCCTCTCGGTCAACGACAAACTGGTGCGGACGCTCTTCTTTCTCGCGGCGATGCGGGATGCGGGGGCCGAGCGCGTCACGCTGATTGCGCCATACCTCTGCTATGCCCGCAAGGACCGGCGCACGAAGCCGCGCGATTCGGTCTCCATTCGGTACCTTGCCACCGTTCTGGAGTCGATGGGCCTCGACCGCGTCGCGACGATGGACGTGCACAACCCAGCGGCCTACGAAAACGCCTTCCGCATTCCGGCGGAGCACCTGACGGCAGCCCCGCTGTTCGTCGATTCGGTCGTCCCACTCATCGGCGACCGGGAGGTTGTGGTTGTGTCGCCCGACGCCGGCGGGGCAAAGCGAGCCGAGGGCTTTCGGCAACGGCTCGACGAGCGGCTCGGACGATCCGTTCCCCTCGTGTTCATCGAGAAATTTCGGAGCGAGGACGCCGTGTGGGGCGGTACCGTAGTAGGTGACGTCAAGAACCGAGTGGCGATCCTTCTCGACGACCTCATCAGCAGCGGCACGACGCTCGCCGAGGCTGCCACCGCGTGCCGTGAGCACGGGGCAACTGCCGTGTACGCGGCCGTCACACACGGCGTGTTCTCGTCCGGCGCGAACCAGACTCTCGACGATCCCGCCCTGGAGCGTCTCGTCTTTCTCGACACCCTCCCCCCAGCCCGCCTCGCCCCGAACGTGCGCGAGCGCCGGGCGGAGGTGCTGTCATGCGCCCCTCTGCTGGCCGGGGCCATTCAGCGATTGCATACCGGCGGCTCCCTCGTGGAACTGAGCGGTCTGTAGCAGGTCGTCCCCGCTCCCGAGTCCCCGCGGACGTTCCAGCGAGGCACTACCTCAAAATCGGTACAGACAACTGGGGCGATCTTATTCTTCTCCCTTCCCGGTGTGGTCATTTCCGACGAACAGGAAGTAGAGCGCAATCATGAGAAGGGTGAACTGAAACTCCATTCCTCTCCCCATATTGCCCGAGCCCATGTTTACCGAGTTCCAGCCGTGCTGGAGATGAACCATAAAAATTGCTCCGAGCATGACGGGGGCAATGAAGAGGCCCGCTAATCGGGTCATCCAGTCCCACCCAAATCCGCCGAGCAGAACGAAGAGTCCCCCGAGGGTTTCGACAATTGCCAGCAGACCAACGACGAATACGGGCATGTCCATCATCTCTGCCATGCCGCCGAGTACCGGGAATTTGGTGAGTCCGTGGTACAAAAAGACGCTTCCAAGAGCGACGCGAAGAAACCAGTGCGAGTAGGGTGCAAATGCGCGAAGTTGATTCATGATCGTAAATGGGATCTGTGCAAAATATGGGCTCGCCCTCCCATTAAAGAAGAAGGCAATCTTCACGGGATACGTGCTACATGCTATCTGCACGTTACAATCGCTTCCTTACATCGACCCCGGCAGCCGGAGTGATCAACCCGGGACGCCTGCTTCCCTTTTCCCACATCGGTCGATGTGTGAAGAAACGTGACGACGGGACGTGAAAGTACACTCCAGTCCTCAGAAGTCGCTTCTCCTCAGCGCTATTTCGCCCCTTCCGGCGTCCCTTTGCCTCCCTCTTCCGAC is part of the Salinibacter sp. 10B genome and encodes:
- a CDS encoding ribose-phosphate pyrophosphokinase, giving the protein MLRLRSMEPLPTNPFPMSHVTPLPEDHHAAVFSLDSGRRLRDPICEHLGISPGKHEERTFDDGEHKIRPLQSVRDQDVYLVESLYSNNALSVNDKLVRTLFFLAAMRDAGAERVTLIAPYLCYARKDRRTKPRDSVSIRYLATVLESMGLDRVATMDVHNPAAYENAFRIPAEHLTAAPLFVDSVVPLIGDREVVVVSPDAGGAKRAEGFRQRLDERLGRSVPLVFIEKFRSEDAVWGGTVVGDVKNRVAILLDDLISSGTTLAEAATACREHGATAVYAAVTHGVFSSGANQTLDDPALERLVFLDTLPPARLAPNVRERRAEVLSCAPLLAGAIQRLHTGGSLVELSGL
- a CDS encoding amidohydrolase produces the protein MSTSTDRILHNARIYTVDDRHPTASAVRIRNGRILRVGGDAAAVSEGTNARRIDAGGCTIVPGLIDAHAHLHELGQTLCRADLTGADSLQAVVETLRRFVEERDLSPDGWLRGHGWDETDWPSSERPSRDRLDAAFPDRPVWLVRTDVHAGWANTAALEATVGLDRLRRMNDPDGGRIQRTTDGRPTGILIDEAMTLVTDAIPPPSDERQARHLRMALRHAARHGLTGLHDAGVTLDKLRRFRQFIDDGTFPLRVYAMVEGQSDAFDHFCEHGPYHDPSGRLLVESAKFFADGALGSRGAALLDDYADEAGNRGLLLHDPAEFRARVRTAAEAGLQVNTHAIGDRANRFVLDAYETVMSAPGMELRRPRIEHAQVLASRDVQRFGEQDVIASVQPLHATSDMGWVESRLGPDRLAGAYAWKRLQKAGAPLAFGSDAPVESVDPLQGFHAAVSRQDADGRPAGGWHPSERLSRAEALYGYTRGAAYAAFMEDEVGSITPGKRADLTVLSQDIMQVPVEDLLDIKVVATYLDGTIMHASPDWPDP
- the moaC gene encoding cyclic pyranopterin monophosphate synthase MoaC; translated protein: MPDPSTLTPVDRSGGVRMADVSQKSDSARTAVAFGRIHLGEEAFQRVRDHDINKGDVLTTAQIAGIMGAKETSKLIPLCHDVMINGVEVDFTFNEEKEAIDIRAFTKSFGVTGVEMEALTAVSVAALTIYDMCKSVTKDIRIGDVHLRAKTGGQSGNWKSEVSAEEPAQN
- a CDS encoding PspA/IM30 family protein yields the protein MSVWSRFKRFVTSLFGGAVSAMEDPRMILEQNIRELNDQVPEMNENIATVKANMIMLQKEVDKSKNRVEQLSNRIRTAIKSDRDDIAKKYAMRLEDAKENLERTQEQLQHAERAYEKALKVKKAFMREKEQKIQEAKDALRQHERAQWQAEIADTMEQFEVSGLDQTHDEMVSRLNEETAKNEARLELALDSVDSEALQIEEDAEELRAEEVVNQFKTEMGMSSDAEATSPDDEGEIEIPDEEELEEPSKTIGKQRTKSE
- a CDS encoding DoxX family protein gives rise to the protein MNQLRAFAPYSHWFLRVALGSVFLYHGLTKFPVLGGMAEMMDMPVFVVGLLAIVETLGGLFVLLGGFGWDWMTRLAGLFIAPVMLGAIFMVHLQHGWNSVNMGSGNMGRGMEFQFTLLMIALYFLFVGNDHTGKGEE